In Gemmatimonadaceae bacterium, the genomic stretch CGGCCGAACCGTCGTGCAACAGCACTGGATGGGGGATGCGGCAGAGCTGGCGTCGCTCAATCTGGAGCGCATACTGGCGGCGTGCGCTTTCTTCCTGCCGCGACGGATGAGACGTCGGCTGAGAACCATCGGCCGGGTCTAACCGTCGGCGGTGCACGCTTCAAGGTTGAGCGCAAGAAGGCCGCAGCGGATAGCTGCGGCCTTCGGCGGTTTTAAACGAGTGGCAGGTGGGTCAGTCGGACGCTAACTGCACCGCGGTAACGTCGCCACCGGACAACGCTCGGGATCTGGCAACGGTGCGGACGAGGCACCTGCGGGGCCGCCAAAGGTGTAAGAGGGAAGGCGCAGCGTGCCCAACTCACGACCCGGGACTGGTAGCTGCGTAAAACTGTTCTCGAGAAGCGTCTGCCATCCTCGTGCATCGAAGAATGCAATTACTCCATCGACGCCGAACATCTCGATCCCCTTTTCATAACGCAGCGCATCCCACAATGAACCGCATTGGCCATTCCGCTTTCGCGGCACGCACCCTGGCTCATCCGGCGGTCCGGCAATCGTCACTGCGGGGAGCTGGCCGTTTGCGATGCGCGTTTTGTTGATGAGCGCAACCGCCTCGGAAGCACGATTGAGACGAATGAGCCCCTCGGCCTTGAGGAGGTCCATCTCGGTGACGGTCATGGCAGTCTGCGGACCTTCCTGCCACGACGTGCCCCTGCCGAAACGCTGGTAGGCGTAGTGCGAATACCGGAAGGTTCCGCGACTAGCCGCACCGATATTCGTGGCTGTATAACCAAAGTACTTGCCAAGCGTCGCCGGCCCGCCGGCGCCTTGAATGCGACGATCCCGGGTTCTGATCTGGAAAGCCGTGCGGCTGGCCCCCGGCAGGTTCGACCAGTTGATGAAGCCGCTGGCCGAATCGGCAGGTCCAAGCAGCCAGTAGCTGGGACGCCCGAAATCGCTGGGCGGCCCCGCCCGAACGCGCGCTAGCAGCCGCTTCCAGTCATCCCAGAGGATGTCGACCTGAGCGACCGGCGCGAAGTCAGTCGTGATGCCCGCATCCACTCTTCGAATCACTTCGGTCCAGTTTACTGCCGCGCGCTCGGTGCGCGTTCTTGGAGAGTATGCGAGATATCGCGCGGCAAATGAATTCGAAAGCCTGATGAAATCATCCCGGCTCATTGCCTGGAACAGCCATGAGTCTACCGGGAGTGTGAAGTTGGCGGTTCTCGCAACGGCAATGCCCGCATCTATCTGCGCAATCGAAGTCTGAATGACAGTGGGGTATGGATGGAAGACGGGGATCTTGACCGTATCGACTGCAAGCTTTTCGTCGACGATGAACGCCTTGTCGTAATAAAGGCCAAGCTGTCCATGGGAAATACCCTGCATGAACTTTCCAACCGCCCGAGCCCGGGCGGTTCGAGTGGCGTCAACGATGATGAGGCCGGAGTCGATGGCAATCAGCGCATCGTTTACGGACGAGATCGTGCGGTAAAGATCAAACCACGGCCTCTGGTTTACATCGGCTCGGGCATTGACGGGACTGTTGTTCCAGGCTGATCTGGGCTCGGTGGAAACCTCGAGCTGACCGAAATCGGCAAAGCTCGAGGAGGCCTCCCGTGCCGACGTCGACAACGCCCACGATGGGTAATCGTCGTGTCCGGACACCGGCCACCATGTCCGGAAAGATGTTGCCACGAAAGACTCCGCCGTCGTGGGCTGCTGGGTAGCGCGTTCACGATCGGGTGCGTTCGGGTTTTTGATCGCCAGATCCTGGCATCCGGCAATTGCCACCGCCCCGGTGACAGCAAAAAACTTCAGTCGGTTCATCTTATCTCCAAAGTATGCGCTGCCTTCGAGGCTCAGTAGGTGATTTCTATGCTGCCGGTGAACGTGCGGTATCGGGGATAGTCGAAGCTGTCAAATCGTACAACTGTTCCACCCGCTTCTGGATCGTATCCCTTGTAATTGGTCCATGTCACCAGGTTGCGACCAATGAGGGATACCGACGCACCGCTGACGCCGAGCCGTGCCAGCGGGCCGAGAAGATTCGATCCAAGTCGGTACCTGAGTGACACCTCGCGCAGCTTGACGAAGCCGGCCTCTTCGACGAAGTAATCAGTTGGTCCGTTCGCAGCGTATAGGTTGACGTAATACTCGATCGGCTTCTTGAGCTCCTGCGCCTTTCCGGCCTGATCGACATCCGCGCTGCGCCCATACTGGTACATTCGCTGATTGGTTCGATTGTACAACTGTCCACCCACCGCTGCGTCAACAAGTCCGAAGACCGTCAGATTACGCCAGCTGATGTTGTTCGATACGCCGTAATGAAAATCCGGATTACCGTCGCCGATCTTTACGAGCGCCGTATTACCGGTTGAATCGCGCAGGACAATCGGCATTCCCCATCCGAAGTTCGTCGTGCCGATCGTTGTCGTGGTGCCCCAGAGGCTTTTCGTTTCTCCGTCAGTGAAGTTGTTGCCCGCACCTACCCACACAAGGAGACCCTCGTCGTTCAGCTGGAACTCCGAGCTGCGCGCTCCCACATTCGATGGCAGCTCGCCGGCGCCTTTGATGAAACGGAATCCATACATCGCGCCGAGCGTCTCGCCTGCGCACCGGAACGCGATGGTCTGCGTGGTGAAACAGCTGCGTTCGAACTCGGTGACCCGATTCCGCGAGCGGTCTGCTACAACTCCAAGGCGCCACGTGAAGTTCGGACGCCGGACGAGTTGTGCCTCGAGCGTTCCCTCCACAGTGTTGCCCTCAACGGTTCCGGCGTTCTGCCATTGTGAGGTGTAACCAAACAATCCAGCGAGAGGGATCTGAATGAGCTGATCGACGACGCGGTTTTTAGCGTAGGATAACTGCAGCGAGTAACGCTGGCGGAATATTGCGTCGACACCCACTTCAGTCTCGGTGGCTGTCTCCGGCCTCAGAGATTTGTTGCCGAGAGTCTGCTTCGACAGACCGCCGCCTTCGCTGAATGAGAACGTCTCATACTGGTCTGTGAACTCCGGACGCGTCCCGGCGGTGCCGCGCGATGCGCGCAATTTGAATTCGTCCAGAGATTTGATGGGCCACCAGTCTTCCTGCGAAATCCGGTAGGCACCGCTCACACGGTAGTACGTGTTCTCCCTCTCCTCGGGGCCAAACAGGGAGCTGCCGTCGCGGCGAACGAGGCCGTCGACGATATACCGGCCCAGGTAATCGGCACCGGAGGCGACGGCAAAGCTGTTCGAGCGAATCTCCTGAAGCAGAGATGACACCGAGCGCTGCTGAGCATTGCTGAGACTGCGAACACCCGCGGCCGAAAAGAAGCTACCTCCGGCGTTCGTCGTCTGGTCAGTTTCGCGCTCCATGAGAGCGCGGAAAGTGGTCCGAAGCGTCAACGGGCCGGCTCGGCCGAGCAGATTCGCGCTCGCGGCGGCGTTGAGTGCATCCGTGGTTCCATTGAACTGCCGGATCTCGCCGGGCCCGCCCGTCCCGAATCCCTCGGTTTTTACGCCCTGGTCCAGAAAGAAATCCGTGCGCCGGTCCGAGCGGTCGTAACTGACATTCGCGTCGACATTGAACCAGCTGAGCGGCGAATAGCGGCCGGAGATGCTCCCCTGGGTTCGCGCGCGCTTGCGGTTGTTTTCTTCAGTGGCAAGAACGTAAAGCGGGTTTTCCTCGCGTCCTTCATTCGGATCGCCCTGAAAAATGTATGGGGTTCCATCCGGATCGGGCACACGGAGGTCGATGTCGGGGGCTTGATTGATGAGGTCTAAGAAAGTGTCTCCATATAGCTCCTGACGATCCGATCGACTGTGATATCCGCTGAACGAAAGCTGCAGATTCTCTATCGGCCGGTGATCGAGATTCAGCCTGACATTGTTCTGTTCGTATTTTCCGCTGTTGAGCACCACACCATCTTCACGGGCGTTGACGAGCGAAAGCAGCCAATTCGTCTTGCCACCGTTCTGCGAAATGCTGACAGAGTTCTTGAAGAACTGTCCGGGATCGAAGAACCGGTCAACCTGATCATAGATAGGGTCCGCATAAGCCGCGTCCTGGAAGCGTGCCGTAATCGGCTTGGGAACGCGTTGCGCGCGCGGGACGACCGCCCCTGCGGCGTTGACATACTGCCCCTGGGTATTCGTCAGGTAATAGTGATACTGTGCCCAGTCTATCTTCCCGGCGAGACTGTTGCTGCCGATTTCGGAACGGGCGATTACGCGCGTGGTTCCCTCAGCCAGCGCGGAACCCCGCTTGGTACGAATCTGGATGACGCCGGCCGCAGCGCGCGATCCGTAAAGCGAGGCCGCTGCAGCGCCTTTGATCACTTCCATGCTCTCGATATCCATCGACTCGAGATCAGCAGTCGATCCAGAGAATGACTGGCTGAGAATCACGCCGTCAACAACGATCAGCGGCGATGTCGACTTGTTGATGCTGGTCGGCGAGCGCAATAGAATGTTCGTTCCGCTGCCCGGCTGGCCACTCGGCACCACGGTCACCCCGGCAACTTTGCCCTGGATGGTCTCGACCGCGTTCGTGGCGGGCACCGGCGCATTCTCGGCATCCACGCGTCCAACGGTGAAGGGGACGCGGGTGCCGCTCGTGGGATCCACCACTCCGGTGGTCACGACCGCTTCCAGGGTAAGACCGACAGCGTCGAGCCGAAAATCGGCGCTCGCGGTGGCACCGCCGGTGACGATTATTCCGGCGGCCGACAAAACACGAAAGCCAAGCCGTCGTGCGCCTAGTACGTACCGGCCCGCAGGGACCCCGTTGATGGTGTAACGCCCGTCATCGCCGGTTACCGCGCCAAGCCTGGTACCACCGACAGTGACCTGGACACCGACCAGGGGGCGATTGTTGGCTGAGTCTACGGCGAGGCCGGTAATCCGGCCCGTCGCCGGAGTTTGTGCGGCAACTTCTGTGGCTAGAGGCGGTGCGGCCGCGAGGAGCAGCCACGCCGCAAGCATGGCACCAGACCGACGGAGCACATCGAGAAGCCCGGTATGCGCGGGGGCAAGCAAATTTTTACCGGAACGCATGAGCGTTACGGCGAAGCGGTTCTTTGACATCGGGCCTCCGAAGGGTGACGCAGCAATCACTTTTCCAGTATGTCAGGACGCACCGCTACCGTCAAGCGACGAAGGACGACGACTCCGATTGCGCTACTCAGCGCGAGCGGGCATGATGGGATTATGAGATTCTTTGTACTGCTCCCACGGGTGGGACTGTCTGGGCTCGACATAGCGCGCGCGCTGCTGAAACGCCCTCCCAGCTCTATTCGTGTGGCGCGCACTTTGTGTTGCGCGTTGCTGGTGTTGAGTAGAGCTGCGTGCGTCACCGGGCGCGGCGGCGGGACCCCTACCCGCGACTCATTCGGCAACGATGGGATCGACAGCGAGGCCATTTAATGATCGTTGGTGGCGGGCCCGCTCCACACGAAGTCACGCAGCGCTTCGTCGACCTTGCCGGCGGCAAGTGGCGAGCGCGGATCGCTGTATTGCCGATGGCCAGCTCGGTCGCCCGCTCGAGCGCTATTACGCCCGCAGGCTCGGTGCTTGGTGCATCCGGACTTCGCGTGCACGTTCTTCCCGGTGGCAGTACCTTCGATCCGGTTGCCGGACGGGTTGTGAGACTCGGACCAGCCCGGTGAATTCAGCTGTTTGCCGTTACCCGAAACCACGCATGGAGGCAAGAATCTTGAAAATTCTCAGTCAGCTGTTGTTTGTCATCCCGCTGTCCGCCGGATGCGCATCGTCCCGCCCGGCGGCCCCGCCCACTGCACCAGCTCCGGCATCCAGGTCGACGGTTGAGGCAGTTGTTCCCGCGCCGGCGCCCGGCCTTGACCGCTTTGCGCAGCAACAGCTGTTCAAGCGGCTCACGGACCTGTCGTTCATGACCCAGCTCGGCGATGAGATGATCGTCCGAAAGATCGAATACAGCGGCGCTGACAAGATGACGATACCGGCGTACTTCTTCGCACCGAACGACACCGTGACAAAGCATCCGGTCGTCATTCTGGTCCACGGCGGTGTTCATGGAGATCTTTCCGATCTCTACGTGCCCCACATCCGCTCGCTGGTGAGTGATGGATACATCGTAGTGGCACCGGAGTATCGCGGAAGTACCGGGTACGGACGTGAGCATTACGATGCCATCGACTACGGAGGGAAGGAAGTCGAGGACGCTATTGCCGCTCGCCAGTATCTCGCTGATCTCGTTCCGAACGCCGACGTCAGGCGGCTGGCGATGATCGGCTGGAGCCACGGCGGATTCATAACACTGCACTCGATTTTCCGTCGCCCCGAACTGTTCACCGTGGCGGTTGCGCATGTTCCGGTCGCGGACCTCCCGACACGAATACGCACCCATTCGGCTGGATATCAGAAGATTTTTTCAGATCAACCGGGCTTTGGTGGCACGCTCGCGGAAAAACCGCAGGCGTATATCAACCGATCACCAATTGCTCATGTGCGCAAGCTGAAGACGCCACTGCTGGTGCATGCCGCCAGCAATGACGACGACGTGTTCATCATCGAGAATCACAACCTGCGTGACTCGATGGTTGCAGCGGGCAAGGACAGAGAGGGACTCTACACATATCGCGAATGGCAGGATCCGCCGGGTGGCCATGCATTCAGCCGGGTCGATACGAAGGAGGGCAGGGAAAGCTGGAGCGAGTCGCTTGCCTTCCTCAGAAAACATCTCTATCCCGCAGGCCGCAGAAATCCCGGCCCCCCAAGGCGCAGAAAAAAATGATAGCGGATCGCGGTCCGCCTCCCTCTGGACTGCAAATGCGCCCTGCCATACATTCATCCATGGCAACCACGACTCGTCCGTCGACGAAGCCCGCTCAACCGGAAGACACCGGCGGCGGGCTTTCACGTTTCCGGAGCTCAGCTGCCGATGGGGCGAACGGGCTCAGCCGGGTACGCGAAAACGTCGTGCTGACTTTCGACGATGTGCTGCTCGCTCCCCGGCACTCACTGGTTCATCCCCGGGACGTGAACACCAGCTCCCGGTTCACCAGAATGATCACCCTGAACGTGCCATTTGCGTCAGCGGCGATGGACACGGTGACAGAATCAGAGATGGCGATGGCAATGGCACGCGCCGGAGGAATCGGCGTGCTGCACAAGAACATGTCGATCGACCGCCAGGCTGCCGAGGTTGACCGCGTCAAGCGTTCGGAGAGTGGGATAATTCTCAACCCCATCACGCTTTCGCCCGATGCGACTCTGCGCGAGGCTGTCGCGCTGATGACGCGGTTCAAGATTTCAGGTGTCCCGATCGTTGACCGCGACGGACACCTCCTCGGGATCATCACCAACCGGGATCTGCAGTTCGAGCGCAATCTGGATCAGCCGCTGCAAAAGGCGATGACATCCACCGGCCTCGTCACAGCGCCGGTGGGCACGACGCTGGACGAAGCCGAGCGCATCCTTGGTAAACATCGCATCGAGAAACTTCCGGTCGTGGACGAGGCCGGTGTGCTCCGCGGTCTGATCACTGTGCGCGATATTCATCAGCGGCGGGAATTCCCGAATGCCAACAAGGACGAGCACGGTCGTCTCAGAGTGGCAGCGGCAATCGGTGCCTCGAATTTCCACGACCGCGCCGCCGCCCTGGTTGATGCGGGTGTCGATGTGCTGGTCATCGACACCGCGCACGGTCACAGCGAGGGTGTGCTCCAAGCGGCCGCCGAGGTTCGTGAGGCATTCCCGGACGT encodes the following:
- a CDS encoding SusC/RagA family TonB-linked outer membrane protein, whose protein sequence is MSKNRFAVTLMRSGKNLLAPAHTGLLDVLRRSGAMLAAWLLLAAAPPLATEVAAQTPATGRITGLAVDSANNRPLVGVQVTVGGTRLGAVTGDDGRYTINGVPAGRYVLGARRLGFRVLSAAGIIVTGGATASADFRLDAVGLTLEAVVTTGVVDPTSGTRVPFTVGRVDAENAPVPATNAVETIQGKVAGVTVVPSGQPGSGTNILLRSPTSINKSTSPLIVVDGVILSQSFSGSTADLESMDIESMEVIKGAAAASLYGSRAAAGVIQIRTKRGSALAEGTTRVIARSEIGSNSLAGKIDWAQYHYYLTNTQGQYVNAAGAVVPRAQRVPKPITARFQDAAYADPIYDQVDRFFDPGQFFKNSVSISQNGGKTNWLLSLVNAREDGVVLNSGKYEQNNVRLNLDHRPIENLQLSFSGYHSRSDRQELYGDTFLDLINQAPDIDLRVPDPDGTPYIFQGDPNEGREENPLYVLATEENNRKRARTQGSISGRYSPLSWFNVDANVSYDRSDRRTDFFLDQGVKTEGFGTGGPGEIRQFNGTTDALNAAASANLLGRAGPLTLRTTFRALMERETDQTTNAGGSFFSAAGVRSLSNAQQRSVSSLLQEIRSNSFAVASGADYLGRYIVDGLVRRDGSSLFGPEERENTYYRVSGAYRISQEDWWPIKSLDEFKLRASRGTAGTRPEFTDQYETFSFSEGGGLSKQTLGNKSLRPETATETEVGVDAIFRQRYSLQLSYAKNRVVDQLIQIPLAGLFGYTSQWQNAGTVEGNTVEGTLEAQLVRRPNFTWRLGVVADRSRNRVTEFERSCFTTQTIAFRCAGETLGAMYGFRFIKGAGELPSNVGARSSEFQLNDEGLLVWVGAGNNFTDGETKSLWGTTTTIGTTNFGWGMPIVLRDSTGNTALVKIGDGNPDFHYGVSNNISWRNLTVFGLVDAAVGGQLYNRTNQRMYQYGRSADVDQAGKAQELKKPIEYYVNLYAANGPTDYFVEEAGFVKLREVSLRYRLGSNLLGPLARLGVSGASVSLIGRNLVTWTNYKGYDPEAGGTVVRFDSFDYPRYRTFTGSIEITY
- a CDS encoding alpha/beta fold hydrolase; translation: MKILSQLLFVIPLSAGCASSRPAAPPTAPAPASRSTVEAVVPAPAPGLDRFAQQQLFKRLTDLSFMTQLGDEMIVRKIEYSGADKMTIPAYFFAPNDTVTKHPVVILVHGGVHGDLSDLYVPHIRSLVSDGYIVVAPEYRGSTGYGREHYDAIDYGGKEVEDAIAARQYLADLVPNADVRRLAMIGWSHGGFITLHSIFRRPELFTVAVAHVPVADLPTRIRTHSAGYQKIFSDQPGFGGTLAEKPQAYINRSPIAHVRKLKTPLLVHAASNDDDVFIIENHNLRDSMVAAGKDREGLYTYREWQDPPGGHAFSRVDTKEGRESWSESLAFLRKHLYPAGRRNPGPPRRRKK
- the guaB gene encoding IMP dehydrogenase, producing the protein MATTTRPSTKPAQPEDTGGGLSRFRSSAADGANGLSRVRENVVLTFDDVLLAPRHSLVHPRDVNTSSRFTRMITLNVPFASAAMDTVTESEMAMAMARAGGIGVLHKNMSIDRQAAEVDRVKRSESGIILNPITLSPDATLREAVALMTRFKISGVPIVDRDGHLLGIITNRDLQFERNLDQPLQKAMTSTGLVTAPVGTTLDEAERILGKHRIEKLPVVDEAGVLRGLITVRDIHQRREFPNANKDEHGRLRVAAAIGASNFHDRAAALVDAGVDVLVIDTAHGHSEGVLQAAAEVREAFPDVQLIAGNIATRAGAAALVERGVDAVKVGVGPGSICTTRVVTGVGVPQLTAVFDAVEGAGDIPVIADGGIKYYGDIVKAIAAGASSVMMGSMLAGTEESPGESILLEGRRFKMIRGMGSMSAMQDGSADRYFQEGEMSPRKLVPEGIEGRVPYKGPVSDVLYQMVGGLRAGMGYVGCGNIEQLRHDAEFLRITAAGLRESHPHDVVITREAPNYSV